Proteins encoded together in one Impatiens glandulifera chromosome 1, dImpGla2.1, whole genome shotgun sequence window:
- the LOC124938507 gene encoding terpene synthase 10-like, with amino-acid sequence MGSQLLFPLNLVQSSKLPQFWKLPVGPFRHRLSRQIKGFPSRMGCNIINCNKATTLDQPNDDRAVVRRWANYGPTIWEHEYIQSITNNHVGEDYEKKVAKLNEEVRMMMLKKIDIPLEKLELIDIVQRLGVSYHFEEEIKSCLDNIYSNTNWSTDAVDLNETALKFRLFREHGYNVSLEVFEKFKDQNGNFKESLCEDTKGLLSLYEASFHALEDEGTTLEEAENFATKHLKENLNKIKNPYLAKLVRHALELPLHWTMQRFEARWFIDEYGMRQDVNNALLNFAKIDFNTVQAIHQEDLKHVSRWWDNLGLSKKLPFARDRLVECYLWSLAEVYDPQPQFQYYRRMATRVNQLVTCVDDIYDVYGTLDELELFNDAFIRWDVNHVDGLPDYMKLCFLGNVNSINELGYEALKEVGVHALPYLVKVWTDLCGCYMKEARWFHGGHVPSLEEYLDNGWMSVAIPMIAVHGYFLCGSTSHSITEKGLEAVKNYHDLIKWPSMIVRLTNDLGTSKNELERGDILKSVQIHMHETGLSQEEAQNHIKKLIRAAWRKINTARVAPDCPFGKIYVNITTNLARAGHFMYQHGDAHGHNTTGKNKDRVKLLLLDPISLSFD; translated from the exons ATGGGTTCCCAACTTCTCTTTCCCTTAAACCTAGTTCAATCTTCTAAGCTTCCCCAGTTTTGGAAGTTACCGGTCGGACCTTTCCGCCACCGATTGTCACGACAAATAAAAGGTTTCCCGAGCCGAATGGGTTGCAACATAATCAACTGCAACAAGGCTACCACTTTAGACCAACCCAATGATGACCGAGCCGTGGTTAGGCGGTGGGCTAACTATGGTCCAACTATTTGGGAACATGAATACATACAATCGATTACCAATAATCATGTG gGAGAGGACTATGAGAAAAAGGTGGCAAAATTGAATGAAGAAGTGAGGATGATGATGCTAAAGAAGATAGATATTCCATTGGAGAAATTGGAGCTTATTGACATAGTGCAAAGACTTGGAGTGTCTTATCATTTTGAAGAAGAAATAAAGTCCTGTTTGGATAACATCTATAGTAACACAAATTGGTCTACTGATGCAGTTGACTTAAATGAGACAGCTCTCAAATTCAGGCTTTTCAGAGAGCATGGTTATAATGTTTCACTAG aagtttttgaaaaatttaaggACCAAAATGGGAATTTCAAGGAGTCCTTATGTGAGGATACCAAGGGGTTGTTGTCCTTGTACGAGGCCTCATTTCATGCACTAGAGGATGAGGGTACAACATTGGAAGAGGCAGAAAATTTTGCTActaaacatttaaaagaaaacttgaataagataaaaaatCCATATCTTGCCAAGTTAGTGAGACATGCTCTTGAGCTTCCCCTCCATTGGACCATGCAAAGATTCGAGGCGAGATGGTTCATAGACGAATATGGCATGCGACAAGATGTTAATAATGCCCTCCTCAATTTCGCTAAGATTGATTTCAACACGGTGCAAGCTATTCACCAAGAAGACCTTAAACATGTTTCGAG ATGGTGGGACAACTTAGGATTGAGTAAAAAACTACCATTTGCAAGGGATAGGCTAGTGGAATGTTACCTATGGTCCTTGGCTGAAGTGTATGATCCACAACCTCAGTTTCAATACTATAGAAGGATGGCCACAAGGGTCAACCAACTAGTCACATGTGTTGATGATATTTATGATGTCTACGGAACACTAGACGAGCTCGAGCTCTTTAACGACGCATTTATTAG gtGGGATGTCAATCATGTCGATGGATTACCGGACTATATGAAGTTATGCTTTCTTGGCAATGTCAATTCTATCAATGAATTGGGCTATGAGGCTCTTAAGGAGGTTGGAGTCCACGCTCTTCCTTACCTCGTCAAAGTG TGGACAGATTTATGTGGGTGTTATATGAAGGAAGCGAGGTGGTTCCATGGGGGACATGTTCCTTCTCTTGAGGAGTACTTGGACAATGGATGGATGTCTGTTGCGATTCCTATGATAGCCGTTCATGGGTATTTCCTATGTGGTTCTACTTCTCATTCAATCACTGAGAAGGGGTTAGAAGCAGTTAAAAACTATCATGATCTCATTAAATGGCCTTCCATGATAGTTCGTCTTACCAATGATTTGGGAACATCGAAG AACGAATTGGAGCGTGGTGATATATTGAAATCAGTGCAAATTCATATGCATGAAACCGGCCTCTCGCAAGAAGAAGCTCAAAATCATATTAAGAAACTAATTAGGGCAGCATGGAGGAAGATAAACACAGCTCGAGTCGCACCTGATTGCCCTTTCGGGAAGATTTACGTGAATATAACAACAAACCTTGCAAGGGCAGGTCATTTCATGTATCAACATGGAGATGCACACGGTCATAATACTACAGGAAAAAATAAAGAT